Below is a genomic region from Pyrococcus kukulkanii.
GACGTACTCGAACTTTGGATCGAAGGCTATGAAGTCCCCAGGCCTTATGCCAAGCTTCTCTGTATCTTCCTTCTTCTCGACTTCGGCGTCGAGCCTTATGTACATGTTCTCTTCCTTCCTCTCCTTCTTCCCAACTTCTCTGTTTACGTGGGCGCTCGGGTTCCTCAAGAGGAGGGTTCCCCTGAACTTCTTGCCCTTCCTCGTTATTACCGTGCAGTATTCTCCCTCAAAGGTTGGGAGGACTAATCCGCCGATCCTCGAGAATGCCAAGTGACCGTTGGGAAGGATTTCTTTAACCATCGCACCGAGAGTGTCAACGTGGGCTATAACAACCAGCTTTGGCTCGGGATGGTTGCCAGCTATTAGTGCACCCTTCTTCGTGTAGTACGTGTTAACGCCGAGGCCTTCAAGATAGTCCTCAAGGTAGGGCATTATCTCCTTCATGTAGCCGGTTGGGGACGGTATCTCGAGAATCTCCTTGAGTATCTTAACTACCCTCTCCATAAAATCACCATGCTAATGTAGAACTGAACCTTAAAGTCATTTTCTCAACAGTTGGATTGCCATCTTACTTTGGAGTTCTTTTTATGATTTCAAAAGCTTAAGTATCACTAAGAGCCTTTCTGAAGCTTTCTCTAACAGCTTCACTAACTTCATCAACATCCTTGAGAACTTCAACAAATTCATCTAATAGCCTTTCAACGTTCCTTTTTGATTTTGCAGATACTTTCCTCTCACGGTCAACCATAAAATCCCCAAGAGTGAATAATGACCCAGGGATTTAAATGTTTAGTAAAAAAACCAAGCTCACCTCCTTTGTGGGCTGGAAGCCTTTAAGGGGAGGAAGGCCAAAGTTTTATACTCCATTTTTATTCCTCCCGAGGTACCCTGACCGTGCCCGGTGACGCCAACCTGCCCGATGAATCACGGGTGACCGTGCGGAGCTATGGGAACCCCCGTTTAGGGAGGAGGTCAGATGAATAACTGTCCTGACCCCAGTGATCAGCCATAGAACGAAGAGCATTCCATATAGTAGCACTCCAAAAACCTTTATCGTTGGACTGCTAAGGAGCGAAGCTATCTTAAGGGTTGCCGAGGTGTAGGCCCCGAGGGGGAAGATGAAGGCCCACCATGCGAGGCTGTATGGGAGCGAGATCTTTCTAAATTTGATGTTCTATTTCAGTTGCGACATGCTTGAAGATTACAAGGAACTAATGGAGGTTATCGAGGACTACCTAAAACTTAAGAAAAGGAAAGGAGTTAAATCAGCGTTCATATTCCTTGACGAAGTGACATTCGTAGATGAGTGGTGGAGAGCTATAAAGTTCCTTGTCGACCGCTGTACCCTAAGGAGGGACCATAATAGGTTCAGTATCTTTAACTCTAGGAAAGCACTTCGAGACATTTGGGGGGAGGAGAGGTTATGGTAAAACTATAGAGGTCATGCCTCTAAGCTTTCGTGAATATTACAGCCTGTTCTATCGCGAGTTCTTTCCTCTCAAAGCCAAAGAAATACTTGAAGAGTACCTTGAGACGGGAGGATATTTGGCCTACTTTAATAGCAATTTAAAAGCTGAGGACATCATCGGATTCCTAAAGGCAGATATCAGGGCCCTTGAACGCTCTACTGATATTGCTAAAGAAGTTATGGGGGCTATTTTAGAGAAAATTGATACTTCGCGATCCCCTCCTGGTTAAAGCTATGGAGCTCTGGACAAGAAGGAAAGTTGAAAGAGCTGTGATCTATGAATGGCTTGTTCAGGAGCACCTTTGAAATAGACGCTATAGCTGGAGATTTAAAAGTGGAGGTTAAATCCAAGGTAAGTAGGGGGAAATACCCAAAAGGTGTTAAAGTCATAGGAATCGATGAGATCCCTGAGTTCCTTTATAACATCTAAAAGTGAGGAACATGAAATTCATAGCCGACATGATGCTTGGTAGGCTTGCTCGATGGTTGAGGCTCTACGGTTACGATACTCTGTATGGAATTAAAGAGGATGACAGAATCCTTGAAGTCGCTAAAAAAGAGGGCAGGATAATACTTACGCGGGACTCTGAGCTTGCTAGGAAGGCTAGAAAACTTGAAGTGAGAGTTATTCTAATAGAGTCCAACTCCTTCGAGGATCAAGTTAGGCAACTGATGAGGGAGGGAATACAGTTTAAGGAGTTATTCCCCGAAAATGCTAGATGTCCGAAGTGCAATGGGCCAATAGTTAGGGTCAATAAGAAGGAGGAGATAAGGGATAAAGTTCCCGAGAAGGTTTATGAGGCCTATGACGAGTTCTACGTCTGTCTAAATTGCGGCCAAGTCTACTGGCCCGGGAAGCAGTGGAGGGAGATGATGAAGATTGATAAAAGGATTAGGGATATCAGCAAACTCTCGGGACGGGATCACCAATCGGAGGTTCCATGAATCTCTTTCCTCCAATGCCCGTTTCTAGAATGACCTTTCCTGGATAGTCCTTTATTACCTCTCCTATGATCGCTGCATTCTTCCCCTTCTCGCTCTTCCTCATGGCCTCAAGGGCTTCCTCGGCGTACTCTTTAGCCACGATCATTACGACCTTCCCCTCATTGGCGACTTCATAGGGACTTATTCCGAGCATCTCACTTGCAGCTTTTACTTCTGGCCTTATCGGTATGTCGCTCTCCCTGACAAGGATTCCGACGTTGGCCTTCCTCGCCATCTCGTTAAGGGCGTTGCTGAGGCCTCCTCTCGTTGGATCTTTCATTGCATGGATGTTCTCCCAGCCTATTGCCTTCGCTACCGCCTCCACTACATCCCATATCGGTGCGACATCGCTCTTGAGCTCAGTCTCAAATGATATACCCTCTCTGTGGCTCATTAGGGCTATTCCATGGTCTCCTATCGTTCCGCTGACCAAAACGGCATCGCCAACTCTAGCTCCAGCATCGCTTATCGGCCTTTCCGCTATCCCTATTCCGGCCGTAATCACGAAGATCCCTATCTCATCTTCAACGACTTTAGTGTCTCCTGTAACTATTGGAACGGGAACCTCTTCCGCTGTGTCGTTCATTGATCTGAGAATTCTCTCCAAATCTGCTCCATCAAAGCCCTCACCAATTATCAGGGAGCTTGCCATGGCTAATGGTTTAGCCCCCATAACGGCTAGGTCATTGACTGTTCCGCTGACAGCTAATCTGCCTATGTCACCCCCAGGGAAGAAAAGCGGTTTAACTGTGTGTCCATCTATCGTAAACACCAGGTGCCTATCCCCTAGAGGTATTGTAGCCCCGTCATCAAGGGCTTCTAGGCCAATTCCGCCAGCGGAGTTTAGCTTTATGTTCTTTAGTATTACATTCCTGATGAGTTCTTCCATTAACTCCCCACCGGCACCGTGCTCGAGCTTTATCTTCATACTCATCCCCATTACTACTCCAAACTTAGGTCTTAATAAGGAAACGTTTTTAAATCAATATCGAATTTCGATATCGGGATCCGATATGAAGTACCGGGACTTTCTAATCCTGCATATACTTCACCACGCGGAAAAAGAAGGGATAACTGGGGTCTTCATGATGAAAGAGCTTGAGAGACACGGCTACAAAGTCAGCCCAGGGACTATTTACCCCCTACTTCACTCAATGGAGAAGGAGGGGTTGCTAAAGAGTAGATGGGAGGTTAGAGAAGGAAAGAGGATCCGGGTGTACGAGATAACTGAAGAGGGAACTAAAGTACTTGAAGAAGGGAGGAAAAGGGTTAGAGAGCTCTGTAAAGAGCTACTGGGGGAGTATGAATGAAGGAGAGGAAGATATTCGGGATAAGCTGGAACGTCTTCCTCCTCGGAATAGTCAGCTTCCTCAACGATATGAGCAGCGAGATGATAATGCCCATAGTTCCCACTTACCTCACCGATGTTCTCGGTATAGGAAAGGCCCTCAGCGGTTCAATCATGGGGCTGATAGAGAGCTTAAGCTCACTGTTCAAGGTTCTGTTTGGATACTTCAGCGATAGGTTCAGGAAGAGAAAAGCCTTCGTTGCCCTGGGCTACACGCTCTCAGCTCTAGCTAAGGGTTCTCTGGCGTTCATAAGTAGCTGGTGGGAGTTCGTTGCCCTTAGGGTAGTGGACAGGATTGGTAAGGGAATAAGGACGGCCCCCAGGGATGCTTTAATTGCGGAATCGAGCGAGAAGGGCAAAACGGGAAAGGCCTTTGGCTTCCACAGGATGATGGACACCCTGGGGGCCGTTGCCGGCCCCTTAGTTGCCATGGGTCTCCTAGCGATATTTTCCCAACTTCCGAGGGTCGTTGCCTACAAGAGGATATTCATAATCTCGGCGATCCCGGGGTTAATAGGTGTTCTTATAGTCCTTCTCTTCGTCGTCGATAAGGGTGGGGAAGTTAAGAAGAAGATAAAAGGCATATCGGCATTAAGATCAAGAAACCTTCAGCTGTTCCTGGTTATAGTCGCGATAGGTGCCTTGGGGAGGTACAGCTACGCTTTTACCCTCTGGAAGGCTGAAGAGCTTGGGCTAACGGTTATGCAGGGCTTGGGCTTCTACGCTCTCTTCAATCTCATCTACGCCCTCTCAGCTTATCCCCTGGGAGCTTACTCAGATAAGATAGGAAAGAGGAAGCTCATAACTATTGGCTTCGGAATAGCGGCTTTAGCTTCAGTAGCCTTCGCATTCGCAAGGAATGCCTTAGAACTTGCGTTGGCCTTTATCCTCTACGGAATATACATCGCGATAGAAGATACAATCCCAAGGGCTTACATGGCTGACCTAGCGAAGGAGTTCGAGAAGGGCACTGTTATAGGGGCATATCATACGGTCTTTGGGATCTTCGTGTTCCCTGCTTCGGTAATAGCCGGAATACTTTGGCAGACTTACTCCCTAACCTATGCTTTCCTATATGCCGCGGCCATGAACGCCCTAGCAATGATCCTTATGGTTCTAACGAGGGAAAAGTAGGGCCTCCTGGCTCGGTTTAAAAGTTTTTCCGCGAAGCTTTATTAATTTTTAATTCCAGCTTTTTTCTGGTGGGTGAGCATGAAGTTTGAGAGCTTAGATGAAAAAATGAAAAAAGTTTATGCAAAGATACGAACAATTGACGAGTTCCACTGGCACATTGACGATAACTCCATAATCGGGATTCACAAGAAGAGCGGGATGAAGCTGCAGGTGAGGATAGCGGGTAGCAAGGAGGAAGCCGACAGACTTGCCCAGGAAAAGGAACCCGGGGTTCTAGACGTTATAGTGATCCCTGGGAAGGGAACCTTCTACGTCAACAACGGTGCCTTCATAATGTCCCTGAAGTTCCTGAGGCCAACCGTTCAGGATATAGCTGATCACATAGTTTGGGCCGGCTTTAAGGTGATTGAGAAGGATGGGAGGCTGGAGCAGGAGGACATATATGACTACCTTGGCGGAAGGCTGATAGAGCACTTAAAGCAGGGCTTGGTTAACGGGAGAGACTACGTATTTTGGCCCTTCTACAAGTGCAAGCACTGCGGGAAGTACGTGGATATAGACAGCCTTGCTAGGCACATGAAAAACCATGGTGAGGACGTGAAGGAGTGGAGCGAGGAGAAATACGAGATACTTGAGATAAACTTCGCGGATAAGAAAGTCTATGACAAGTTCGGAAAGGAAGTTCCTATGGACAAGTTTAGTGAGGAGGCTCAGGACTTCATAAAGGACAGCTTTGAGGGTGAGTGAGCATGAGGTTCTTTCTCAAAACTACCCTCTTTCTTGGGGAGGGTTCACTGAAGAACGTTGAAAAGATCGTGAACGAAAACGAGAGGGTGCTCGTGTTCTCATCAAGATCAATGGACAGGCTTGGCTTCTTGGGAGAAGTTACCAAGTACCTTGAGGAAGCTGGTGCCGTTTACGAGACCATAATAGGTGTTCCGGCCGAGCCAACCCTAGAAGCCGTGGAAGAGATACTCCCAAAGGTCAAAGAGTTCGAGCCTGAAATGTTTATTGCAATTGGTGGGGGAAGCGTTATAGACGTTGCAAAGGCTGTCAAAGTTTTCTATGATGTTCCAGACCTTAACTTCGACGATGTGGCTATATTCAGCAGGTTCCAGAAGGTGAATCCCATTCCAAAGCTCAAGACTAAGCTCATAGCCATCCCATCAACGAGCGGGGCTGGAAGCGAGGTTTCAGCTGCGAGCGTCATAAAGAAAGGTGACACAAAGTACACCCTCGTAAGTCCCGAGCTCTGCCCGGACTATGCAATCCTCGACCCAAGGTTGCCGGAGAAGATGCCTAAGGAAGTTGCCAGGAACTCCGGATTGGACGTTCTGGTTCATGCAATCGAGGCGTACGTTTCAAAGGCCGCAACTCCATTCAGCGATGCTTATGCAATTAAAGCCGCGAAGACGGTCTTTGAGTACCTAGAGAAGAGCGTCAGTGGGGATAGGGAGGCAAGGGAAAAGATCCACTATGCCGCGACCATGGCCGGTATAGCCTTTCTCAATGGGAGGCTTGGCCTAGTTCATGCAATGAGTCACAAGGCAGCATGGATAGGGCCCCACGGGTTAGTTAACGCGATACTATTGCCTTACGTTATGGAGTACAACATAAAGAGGGCCCCAGGGAGGTACGATTCCCTCGCAAAGGAACTCGGCTTCAAGGACGTCGAGGAGCTTTACTTCAAGGTTATTGAGCTCAACGAGAAGCTTGGAGTTCCCAAGCTCTCCGAGATCGTCGATGAAAAGGAGTTCATGGAGAAGCTCGATGAGATGGCTAAAAAGGCATATGAAGATCCACTAGTAAACTTCAATCCGGTGGAGCCAACGGTAGATGAAATCAAGGAGATCTATATGAAGGCCTTCCGCGGGGAGTGAAATGAATAAGGGATTGGCGAAGTTTGGGGACTCCCTTATCAACTTCCTTTATTCTCTTGCCTTAACGGAGTTCCTGGGGAGGCCAACTGGGGACAGGGTTCCTAACGCGTCCTTAGCTATCGCTTTAGACTTAGCAGGGCTTTCAAAGGGGCTGAGGAGAATGGACAAGCACGCGAAGGGGGATTATGCCGAAGCCTTAATTGCGGAGGCGTGGCTTAAAGGCTTAATAACGGAGAGGGAGGCTGTTGAGATAATAAGGGCAAACTTGAGTGAAGACGTGTTGGACTTCTCAAAGAAGAAGGAGGCTATAGGGAGAGCTTTGGCTCCCCTTCTCAAGGTAATAAGCGAGAGGCTCACCTCCTCTCGAGCTTGAACCTTGGCTCTTCTATCCACTCGCTCTTGCACCTTGGACACCTTGAGGGGATGTTTATCTCTGGCTTAAACGTAAAGCCGCACTTCCTACATTGGGCTGGCTTAATCAAGAGAACCATGCCTTCTCTTTTTGCTATCTTTGCTATGACCTTTAGGTCTTCAATTATCGCCTTCTTTGACCCCTTGCCCCTAAGCCCTAGGATTCTCGCAAGCTCGCTAACGCTGTAGTCCCTCTCCAAGAGCAACTCAATTATCTTCTCCCTTCTGGCCATTCTTAATCCCGAAATGAATTTAAGATTCAAGATTTAACGTTTTGTGATGAGATCAGGCATAGCCGAGTTGCCACTTCACACCGGCCACGTTCCTCCTTGGCTCGCCTCGAGGATGAAGAGGTTAGCTAAGATTGTTCTCAAGATATTGGTTGATGAGTACGGTACGAAGGGAACCCTTGAAAGGTTCGCTGATCCAGTTTGGTTCCAGGCCTTCAATAACCTCATCGGAATGGACTGGGATTCTTCAGGATCAACGACTGTAACAACTGGAATAGTTAAGGAAGCCCTAAACGAACTTAACCTGGGAATAAAAGTTGCTGGAGGAAAGGGAAAGGTCAGTAGGAAGACTCCTGATGAGCTGAAGGTTATAGCGGAGAAGTTTGATCTTCCCTGGGAAGAGTACGTTAAGAGGTCAAGGTTGGTTGCGAAGGTAGATTCCGTTGCACTTCAAACGGGATATCAACTATATCACCACACCTTCTTCCTCGATGAGGAGGGAAACTGGGCCGTTGTACAGCAGGGGATGAATCCCGAGGAGAAGTTAGCGAGGAGGTATCACTGGTTCAACGCTGAGGAGTTGCTAAACCCTCATAGAGGAGTGGCTGGAGTTAAGAGGGACTTCGCCCTGAACACCGTGGATAGAGACTCCAAAGAAATACAGAAGACAATAATTGAGATAGCCCAGGAAGGGAAAAAGGTTGCGAGAGAAGTCGAGACGATTAAGGCCATGAAAAAGGGCTACATGGTGTTCTACAAGCCCAGGGACGTTGATGTTCCCAAGGTTATTAAGAGATACGAGAGCCTTGGGAAGATAGAGCTCAACGTTAAGGCCTTGGAATTCGCTAGGGAACTTGCAGTTGAAGATTATGAGAGCCTCCTCTTAATTAAGGGCCTCGGCCCGGGGACTTTGAGGGCCTTGGCCTTAGTTGCCGAGCTGATATATGACGTTAAGCCGAGCTGGAGGGATCCAGTTACCCACCCAATTGATCCCTTCAAGTTCGCCTACGCCGTTGGGGGCAAGGACAGAGTCCCCTTCAGGATCGAGAAGGGAACCTATGACGACCTGATAGAATTCTTGATGAGGCTTGAGGAAACTAAAAACAGGGAAATTCTGAAGAGAGTTAAAAGGATCACGGAGAGGTGGAAGTTTCCGGAGGAGGAAAAAGTTCCTACCTTCTGAAGAGTGCCGAAGCCATTCCATAGTACGTTGGGCAGGCGTAGGACACTAGATCGGGCTTCATTGGTATCTCCCTTAGAATTCCGAGGGCAATGAGAAGGGACCAGTAGCTGTCTGGCTTTGCCTTGGCTATAAACTCATCAGTAAACTCCAAGAGACCTTCGAGATTCCCAGATTTTAGCATCTCAACTATTCTCTTGTCGTACTCCTCGGACTCTTCTGCATAACCGTAAGGGCCCTCCTCGCTGTGGGCATGTCCATGATCTGCGCTCACAACTACGGCAACTTTCTTGTCTGCCTTCTCAAGGAGGTTCCCCAAGAATCTCCCAAACTCTATAAGCCTCTCTCTTTCGAGTTTCGCAGGAGTTATTAGGATTAGTGGTCTTTTCTCGAGGAAATAAAGGGGAATTATTTCTCCCCATGTCAGCGGAAACCTTGAGTACTTCCCACCAGATGTTGCGAAGTTTATGTCAACGATCGGAAACTCGGCCTTAGCCCCCAGGAATATTTCTTGGGCTAATTCTCTGTCGGTCCCGTACTCCTCCTCTACGGGCACATCAACATCGTTAAAAGGTAGCCACGGGATTAGGTGTTCGGCCATTATAACTCCGAGAGCCCAACTTATCCTTACGTTGTGCGGGGTTATCAATACGTAGGTTTCCGCCCCTCTCAGCTCTTCTCCAATCTCCTTCAGGTTTTCATGGAGTTTCCTTGTCTCTTCATCTGGCGGATAAACGGCCTCATTCCCGTGAGGCATTATGGCCATCCCGATCAGCATTTTACCACCGCAAAATATTTGGGGGTACCTAATTTTAACTTTCTCCTCGAACTTGGCGAATTTAATTATCTTTAGAGCTCATTTCCTTT
It encodes:
- a CDS encoding DODA-type extradiol aromatic ring-opening family dioxygenase, yielding MLIGMAIMPHGNEAVYPPDEETRKLHENLKEIGEELRGAETYVLITPHNVRISWALGVIMAEHLIPWLPFNDVDVPVEEEYGTDRELAQEIFLGAKAEFPIVDINFATSGGKYSRFPLTWGEIIPLYFLEKRPLILITPAKLERERLIEFGRFLGNLLEKADKKVAVVVSADHGHAHSEEGPYGYAEESEEYDKRIVEMLKSGNLEGLLEFTDEFIAKAKPDSYWSLLIALGILREIPMKPDLVSYACPTYYGMASALFRR
- a CDS encoding AAA family ATPase, whose amino-acid sequence is MKAHHARLYGSEIFLNLMFYFSCDMLEDYKELMEVIEDYLKLKKRKGVKSAFIFLDEVTFVDEWWRAIKFLVDRCTLRRDHNRFSIFNSRKALRDIWGEERLW
- a CDS encoding MFS transporter, which translates into the protein MKERKIFGISWNVFLLGIVSFLNDMSSEMIMPIVPTYLTDVLGIGKALSGSIMGLIESLSSLFKVLFGYFSDRFRKRKAFVALGYTLSALAKGSLAFISSWWEFVALRVVDRIGKGIRTAPRDALIAESSEKGKTGKAFGFHRMMDTLGAVAGPLVAMGLLAIFSQLPRVVAYKRIFIISAIPGLIGVLIVLLFVVDKGGEVKKKIKGISALRSRNLQLFLVIVAIGALGRYSYAFTLWKAEELGLTVMQGLGFYALFNLIYALSAYPLGAYSDKIGKRKLITIGFGIAALASVAFAFARNALELALAFILYGIYIAIEDTIPRAYMADLAKEFEKGTVIGAYHTVFGIFVFPASVIAGILWQTYSLTYAFLYAAAMNALAMILMVLTREK
- a CDS encoding SLAC1 family transporter — encoded protein: MKFRKISLPYSLAWWAFIFPLGAYTSATLKIASLLSSPTIKVFGVLLYGMLFVLWLITGVRTVIHLTSSLNGGSHSSARSPVIHRAGWRHRARSGYLGRNKNGV
- the hypE gene encoding hydrogenase expression/formation protein HypE; the encoded protein is MKIKLEHGAGGELMEELIRNVILKNIKLNSAGGIGLEALDDGATIPLGDRHLVFTIDGHTVKPLFFPGGDIGRLAVSGTVNDLAVMGAKPLAMASSLIIGEGFDGADLERILRSMNDTAEEVPVPIVTGDTKVVEDEIGIFVITAGIGIAERPISDAGARVGDAVLVSGTIGDHGIALMSHREGISFETELKSDVAPIWDVVEAVAKAIGWENIHAMKDPTRGGLSNALNEMARKANVGILVRESDIPIRPEVKAASEMLGISPYEVANEGKVVMIVAKEYAEEALEAMRKSEKGKNAAIIGEVIKDYPGKVILETGIGGKRFMEPPIGDPVPRVC
- a CDS encoding DUF763 domain-containing protein → MMRSGIAELPLHTGHVPPWLASRMKRLAKIVLKILVDEYGTKGTLERFADPVWFQAFNNLIGMDWDSSGSTTVTTGIVKEALNELNLGIKVAGGKGKVSRKTPDELKVIAEKFDLPWEEYVKRSRLVAKVDSVALQTGYQLYHHTFFLDEEGNWAVVQQGMNPEEKLARRYHWFNAEELLNPHRGVAGVKRDFALNTVDRDSKEIQKTIIEIAQEGKKVAREVETIKAMKKGYMVFYKPRDVDVPKVIKRYESLGKIELNVKALEFARELAVEDYESLLLIKGLGPGTLRALALVAELIYDVKPSWRDPVTHPIDPFKFAYAVGGKDRVPFRIEKGTYDDLIEFLMRLEETKNREILKRVKRITERWKFPEEEKVPTF
- a CDS encoding DUF5615 family PIN-like protein; translation: MKFIADMMLGRLARWLRLYGYDTLYGIKEDDRILEVAKKEGRIILTRDSELARKARKLEVRVILIESNSFEDQVRQLMREGIQFKELFPENARCPKCNGPIVRVNKKEEIRDKVPEKVYEAYDEFYVCLNCGQVYWPGKQWREMMKIDKRIRDISKLSGRDHQSEVP
- a CDS encoding ribonuclease III family protein, coding for MNKGLAKFGDSLINFLYSLALTEFLGRPTGDRVPNASLAIALDLAGLSKGLRRMDKHAKGDYAEALIAEAWLKGLITEREAVEIIRANLSEDVLDFSKKKEAIGRALAPLLKVISERLTSSRA
- a CDS encoding ATP-binding protein, with product MPLSFREYYSLFYREFFPLKAKEILEEYLETGGYLAYFNSNLKAEDIIGFLKADIRALERSTDIAKEVMGAILEKIDTSRSPPG
- a CDS encoding M42 family metallopeptidase; this translates as MERVVKILKEILEIPSPTGYMKEIMPYLEDYLEGLGVNTYYTKKGALIAGNHPEPKLVVIAHVDTLGAMVKEILPNGHLAFSRIGGLVLPTFEGEYCTVITRKGKKFRGTLLLRNPSAHVNREVGKKERKEENMYIRLDAEVEKKEDTEKLGIRPGDFIAFDPKFEYVNGFVKAHFLDDKASVAVILDLIADLKDELHDIPVAFFFSPYEEVGHGGSAGYPRTTEELLVVDMGVVGEGVYGKETAVSIAAKDSTGPYDYEMTTKLIELAEERKIPYVVDVFPYYGSDGSAALRAGWDFRVALIGPGVHASHGMERTHVKGLLATKELIKAYLEVL
- a CDS encoding transcriptional regulator produces the protein MARREKIIELLLERDYSVSELARILGLRGKGSKKAIIEDLKVIAKIAKREGMVLLIKPAQCRKCGFTFKPEINIPSRCPRCKSEWIEEPRFKLERR
- a CDS encoding PadR family transcriptional regulator, which translates into the protein MKYRDFLILHILHHAEKEGITGVFMMKELERHGYKVSPGTIYPLLHSMEKEGLLKSRWEVREGKRIRVYEITEEGTKVLEEGRKRVRELCKELLGEYE
- a CDS encoding TBP-interacting protein translates to MKFESLDEKMKKVYAKIRTIDEFHWHIDDNSIIGIHKKSGMKLQVRIAGSKEEADRLAQEKEPGVLDVIVIPGKGTFYVNNGAFIMSLKFLRPTVQDIADHIVWAGFKVIEKDGRLEQEDIYDYLGGRLIEHLKQGLVNGRDYVFWPFYKCKHCGKYVDIDSLARHMKNHGEDVKEWSEEKYEILEINFADKKVYDKFGKEVPMDKFSEEAQDFIKDSFEGE
- a CDS encoding iron-containing alcohol dehydrogenase — its product is MRFFLKTTLFLGEGSLKNVEKIVNENERVLVFSSRSMDRLGFLGEVTKYLEEAGAVYETIIGVPAEPTLEAVEEILPKVKEFEPEMFIAIGGGSVIDVAKAVKVFYDVPDLNFDDVAIFSRFQKVNPIPKLKTKLIAIPSTSGAGSEVSAASVIKKGDTKYTLVSPELCPDYAILDPRLPEKMPKEVARNSGLDVLVHAIEAYVSKAATPFSDAYAIKAAKTVFEYLEKSVSGDREAREKIHYAATMAGIAFLNGRLGLVHAMSHKAAWIGPHGLVNAILLPYVMEYNIKRAPGRYDSLAKELGFKDVEELYFKVIELNEKLGVPKLSEIVDEKEFMEKLDEMAKKAYEDPLVNFNPVEPTVDEIKEIYMKAFRGE